From Verrucomicrobia bacterium S94, the proteins below share one genomic window:
- a CDS encoding DNRLRE domain-containing protein, whose product MRLHINTALMMSTCISIQAAVIWEEDFESAAVGAVSGNNQTLAGSVVQTANGASGTVVNAATDPAAAAAFSLASGNFFRLSCDDNAFAAIRPSLNPIEFDQVSNTNTYTLSFDLYLPSAVVNPVGDIQPRFRLNGAGENGPVDDSQATGSAGQHHVEYSGLISDFITTDVDEARPFIGIDQDGAVLTNYLYLDNIRFEVGSLEVPPNDAWFETLRTERVESDPSIVWRQFGPGMSGNNYRVYWHPTDPDVVFLGPNMGNAYRSVDRGTTYEGILDYDGKGHAFDDRGPSEINSPDFSRQHPDLGFCSREAESKLYKTTDRGKTWTRMTSTESIWDGKRLNTIAVAPTDDQIWYVGSGDINDRNKYFFTAANPHGYGSASGHEAKIWKTEDQGATWSDITPAGINPDACIVRIIVHPEDADTVWAATTYGLYKTTDGGSVWVHKTGAGLDNDIIRSFDMHYDSSSGEITLYAVDQVIWADAGNTVTNAGGGIFRSLDEGESWQNINGDLGVDISVLKSDYLFKTSYFNALKKWFGISDAESVYTVYPTNLLNNFSMVRVDPNDADKIFILNDYKHYGGSTTFRGGMVWRTDDGGAHWYATLRNGTAWEGTHKSYWEGRGNPTEHNMFLRGQKKWEQRDSYERKAGSAIEFNADGTMLMFQWAKTLVVSMDGGDTWEEIDEIEVTPGSEIWVAAENSNLPGHGLKQDPRFPDTIFLPSGENDFWVIEPGGDSVRSGYQAARRVEMGSSEYSCSDVAIHPTDTNIIYTLQFRQASAGDLLKSTDGGQTFVEHGVALEWPPGESENDSIDQLCLTINPDDPDYMFFCVPDDAAVHGYTWDPQISLTTGVRRSTDGGLSWEWANNGLPSEDVVALRLDPENSSNLYACVYGDNGGLYISTDNAASWSKYTKLPEQIYSVSDLHFSSDGKMYVSCGKHSDYDVDKGGVWMSDDDGESWSQIFKTHWARMTKTAVYDPDVILVQMNSKGTSDIQNPGTYLSKDGGLSWSKINTGNPQSDRVNDIAIDQVVRDRYYVSTQGCGWLRADLIDTNNVAPQFADSVIERFNLEPGTAYWDSIAGEASDGNGDAIIYSKVWGADWLNVAEDGTLSGTPPADGETMYTCQVQADDGNGQSSRAILNLAAVPSGVLWSRTFAAMDDADVKGTDPDGNFGSNTALKLDADLPRHAYVQFDLSQIDGMVSNAVLWLHSKTFSNATITAYTAASGWDEATVTYNSKNDLGAEVGSIRVAGSGLWYGIDVTSSISGDGQLTFGLLSDSQENMQIHSKEFNGGEFAPYLELHHFSTNPVAYYAAWVGAFPDIGSETGFEDDPDQDGLQNLTEYALGGNPIEDDPEIYPAVESSEAGVAYVYRKRVDAETAGLNYELLTSTNLTSDSWSSSGYTVSGTGTVDSVIQLITNTVTDIENQQFFKLELKISD is encoded by the coding sequence ATGCGATTGCACATCAACACAGCTCTGATGATGTCCACCTGTATTTCCATTCAGGCGGCGGTGATCTGGGAAGAGGATTTCGAGTCGGCCGCAGTTGGCGCTGTATCCGGCAATAATCAGACACTTGCGGGTTCCGTGGTTCAGACAGCCAATGGGGCCTCCGGTACCGTGGTGAATGCGGCAACGGACCCGGCGGCGGCCGCAGCTTTTTCGCTGGCTTCGGGAAATTTTTTCCGACTTTCCTGTGATGATAATGCTTTTGCTGCAATACGTCCTTCATTGAATCCGATTGAATTTGATCAGGTATCAAACACCAATACGTATACCTTGTCATTTGATCTCTATCTACCCTCAGCAGTCGTCAATCCTGTGGGGGATATCCAGCCCCGTTTCAGGTTGAACGGTGCAGGAGAAAACGGGCCGGTTGATGATTCGCAGGCGACAGGTAGTGCCGGTCAGCATCATGTGGAATACAGCGGGCTGATTTCCGATTTTATTACGACAGATGTGGATGAAGCACGTCCGTTTATCGGTATTGACCAGGATGGAGCGGTTTTGACCAATTATTTATATCTGGATAATATCCGTTTTGAGGTCGGTTCATTGGAAGTGCCCCCCAATGATGCCTGGTTTGAAACGCTGCGGACGGAGCGGGTGGAGTCCGATCCTTCGATTGTGTGGCGTCAGTTCGGCCCCGGTATGTCAGGCAACAATTACCGGGTCTATTGGCATCCGACCGATCCGGATGTTGTCTTTCTGGGACCCAACATGGGCAATGCCTATCGGTCTGTGGACCGGGGCACCACGTATGAGGGTATTCTGGATTATGATGGAAAAGGGCATGCTTTTGATGACCGTGGACCGAGTGAAATCAATTCCCCCGATTTTTCGCGGCAGCATCCGGATCTGGGATTCTGTTCCCGCGAAGCGGAATCAAAACTGTATAAAACGACGGATCGGGGAAAAACCTGGACGCGCATGACGTCGACCGAATCCATATGGGATGGTAAGCGACTGAATACTATTGCCGTTGCGCCGACGGACGATCAGATCTGGTATGTCGGATCGGGTGACATCAATGACCGCAATAAATATTTTTTCACAGCAGCAAATCCTCATGGCTATGGTTCCGCTTCCGGGCATGAGGCTAAAATATGGAAAACCGAGGATCAGGGGGCGACCTGGAGCGATATCACCCCGGCGGGAATTAATCCGGATGCCTGTATTGTCCGGATTATTGTTCATCCTGAAGATGCGGATACCGTCTGGGCGGCGACCACGTATGGGCTGTATAAAACCACGGACGGCGGATCTGTCTGGGTGCATAAAACGGGCGCCGGGCTCGATAATGATATAATCCGTTCATTTGATATGCATTATGATTCATCCTCCGGGGAGATCACCTTATATGCCGTTGATCAGGTGATCTGGGCGGATGCCGGAAATACGGTAACCAATGCCGGCGGCGGCATTTTCCGGAGTCTGGATGAAGGGGAATCGTGGCAGAATATCAACGGGGATCTCGGTGTGGATATTTCGGTGCTGAAATCCGATTATCTGTTTAAGACTTCGTATTTCAATGCGCTGAAAAAATGGTTCGGCATTTCTGATGCGGAATCGGTTTATACTGTGTATCCGACAAATCTGCTGAATAATTTCAGCATGGTTCGGGTTGATCCGAACGACGCCGATAAAATCTTTATTCTCAACGATTATAAACACTACGGCGGTTCAACAACGTTTCGAGGCGGAATGGTCTGGCGGACGGATGACGGCGGGGCGCACTGGTATGCCACGCTCCGCAATGGAACCGCCTGGGAAGGAACGCATAAAAGCTATTGGGAAGGGCGGGGAAATCCGACCGAACACAATATGTTTCTGCGTGGCCAGAAAAAGTGGGAACAGCGTGATTCCTATGAACGCAAGGCCGGTTCGGCTATTGAGTTCAATGCCGACGGCACCATGCTGATGTTTCAGTGGGCGAAAACGCTGGTGGTTTCAATGGACGGCGGCGATACCTGGGAGGAGATTGATGAAATCGAAGTGACTCCGGGTTCGGAAATCTGGGTGGCGGCAGAGAACAGCAATCTGCCGGGACACGGACTTAAACAGGACCCGCGTTTTCCCGATACGATTTTTCTGCCCAGTGGTGAAAATGATTTCTGGGTGATTGAACCGGGCGGTGATTCCGTGCGTTCCGGTTACCAGGCGGCGCGGCGTGTGGAAATGGGCAGTTCTGAATATTCCTGTTCGGATGTTGCGATTCATCCGACTGATACCAACATTATTTATACTTTGCAGTTCCGTCAGGCATCCGCCGGGGACCTGCTTAAATCCACCGATGGCGGACAGACCTTTGTGGAACACGGTGTGGCGCTGGAATGGCCGCCGGGCGAGTCGGAAAATGACAGTATCGATCAACTCTGTCTGACGATAAATCCGGATGATCCCGATTACATGTTTTTCTGCGTGCCGGACGATGCTGCAGTGCATGGCTATACCTGGGATCCGCAGATCAGTCTGACAACCGGAGTACGCCGGAGTACGGATGGCGGGCTCAGCTGGGAATGGGCCAATAACGGGTTGCCGTCGGAGGATGTGGTTGCTCTGCGGCTGGATCCGGAAAACAGCTCAAACCTGTATGCCTGTGTATATGGTGACAATGGAGGACTCTACATTTCGACCGACAATGCGGCTTCGTGGTCGAAGTATACAAAGCTGCCGGAACAGATTTACAGTGTGTCGGATCTGCATTTTTCCAGTGATGGAAAAATGTATGTCTCATGCGGGAAGCACAGTGATTATGATGTCGACAAAGGCGGGGTCTGGATGAGTGATGATGACGGCGAAAGCTGGTCGCAGATCTTTAAAACGCATTGGGCGCGTATGACTAAAACCGCTGTGTATGATCCGGATGTTATTCTGGTTCAGATGAACAGTAAGGGGACTTCCGATATTCAGAACCCGGGGACTTATCTTTCGAAAGACGGAGGTTTGAGCTGGAGTAAAATCAACACCGGAAACCCGCAGTCGGACCGGGTGAATGATATTGCGATCGATCAGGTGGTTCGCGACCGCTATTATGTTTCAACTCAGGGATGCGGCTGGCTGCGGGCTGATCTGATTGATACGAACAATGTGGCACCGCAGTTTGCAGATTCTGTGATTGAGCGGTTTAATCTGGAACCGGGAACGGCCTATTGGGATTCCATCGCCGGCGAAGCTTCAGATGGAAACGGGGATGCAATCATCTATTCAAAAGTCTGGGGGGCGGACTGGCTGAATGTGGCCGAAGACGGCACGCTCAGCGGCACTCCACCGGCGGACGGAGAAACGATGTATACGTGTCAGGTCCAGGCCGATGACGGAAACGGGCAGAGCAGCCGGGCGATTCTGAATCTGGCAGCTGTTCCTTCAGGTGTTCTGTGGTCGAGAACGTTTGCCGCTATGGATGATGCGGATGTGAAAGGTACCGATCCGGACGGTAACTTCGGGAGCAATACCGCGCTGAAACTGGATGCGGATCTTCCGCGCCATGCCTATGTCCAGTTTGATCTTTCTCAGATTGACGGAATGGTGAGTAATGCGGTGTTGTGGTTGCACAGCAAAACATTCAGTAATGCCACCATTACGGCATATACTGCTGCCAGTGGATGGGACGAAGCTACGGTAACGTATAATTCAAAGAATGATCTGGGGGCCGAAGTCGGCAGTATCCGGGTTGCCGGTTCAGGCCTGTGGTATGGTATTGATGTCACTTCCTCGATCAGCGGGGACGGTCAGCTTACCTTCGGTCTGCTATCGGATTCACAGGAGAATATGCAGATCCATTCGAAGGAATTTAATGGCGGAGAGTTTGCGCCGTATCTGGAGCTGCATCATTTTTCCACCAATCCGGTAGCATACTACGCGGCATGGGTCGGTGCATTTCCGGATATCGGCAGTGAAACCGGTTTTGAAGACGATCCGGATCAGGATGGGCTGCAGAATCTTACGGAATATGCGCTGGGTGGAAATCCGATCGAGGATGACCCCGAAATCTATCCGGCCGTTGAAAGCAGTGAAGCCGGGGTGGCATATGTGTACCGCAAACGCGT